A window of Candidatus Krumholzibacteriota bacterium genomic DNA:
GTCGAGCACCGCCCCGTGATGGTCGTCAAGAAGGACGGTCGCCGGGAGCACTACATGCGCGACAAGATACTCGCCGGGCTCAGGCGCGCCTGCGAGAAGCGCCCCGTCCCGATGGAGACGCTCGAGCGTCTCGTCGACGAGGTCGAGAAGACCGTTTCCCAGCGGGTCCGCGACGAGATCCCCACCACGGAGATCGGCAACGAGGTGATGAAGCGGCTCGCTGACATCGACCAGGTCGCCTACGTCCGGTTCGCCTCCGTCTACCGCGATTTCAAGGACGTCACCCAGTTCCTCGAGGAGCTGCGCAACCTCCTCGGGGGAAAGGAGTGAAGGCAGGTCCTGCCGGCCTGCATTTCCGCTTGCGCCCGGCGATCGTCCGCTCGTACGCTGCCCGTGTCGTCCGAATCCGTACCAAGGAGGTACAGGCATGGTCCGCACTGGTCTTGTCGTGTCTCTTCTGCTCGTGCTCTCAGCCGGAAGCGTCGGTGAGCCCCGGGAACAGGTACTGCTCCGTTTCGAGCCCGCCGTGGGCGTCGCCCTGTCCTACGAAATTTCCCTGACGGAAGACGTCGTGGTCGAAGGCACGTCGGTGAGCAAGATCGAATCGTACGACGTGACGCTGGTCTCGACCGGAATGACGGATGAGGGCCTGACCACGCTCTCGCTCGAGTTCACCGGCGCGGACGCCGGCATGACGGTGGGCGACGACATTGGCGACTGGCGTCCCCCGGTCGATCTCGACGGGGCCGTCCTGGTCGTCGACGTCACTCCCGAAATGATCGTCGGTGACGTCCGGACGGAACGCAGGGTGCCGGGCATGTATGACGAGACGGATCTCCGGAAGTACATGGACGCGCTGTTCATCCGGCTTCCGGACTCGAT
This region includes:
- the nrdR gene encoding transcriptional repressor NrdR, translating into MRCPSCGHEEDKVVDSRSTKENSAVRRRRECLACGHRFTTYEYVEHRPVMVVKKDGRREHYMRDKILAGLRRACEKRPVPMETLERLVDEVEKTVSQRVRDEIPTTEIGNEVMKRLADIDQVAYVRFASVYRDFKDVTQFLEELRNLLGGKE